Genomic window (Drosophila ananassae strain 14024-0371.13 chromosome 3L, ASM1763931v2, whole genome shotgun sequence):
GTTAATTTTAGGGCTTCGGTCCTCTCTCACTGATTTGGCCGATTATAAATTGCCGAAAATATTTCTCCGCCTTGTGAAATGTACGAGGAGCTGGGCAGCAGTCCATTGCCTATTGGGTTCTAGAGACCCTACCCCTTGTTGGGAGGGGGAGATGGATCGGAGGACGTCGGGGTGTCGCAGTAGGTGCGTCTCAATTGAAACTGACAGTTGGCGAAAAATGACACGATGCGTAAGAGAATGCGGCTTTTGTGCTTTGTTAGGATTTCGTTCATTGTTCCATCTTGCCGCTGTTGTCTGCCATTCCGCAGgcataacaacaacaacaacaagccaAGGGTATGGGGTAGTAGAGTGCGAGGAGTGGAGTGGAGGGTTGGAATAAAAAAGGATGCATGGCATGGCTCCttagtgtttttgtttttttctcccGTGCCCCAGTCGATGTACACTTTTGTCGCTGAACGATGGCCTTCCTATAATCCTCTTGGTGTGCATTGTTTGCTGATCTAACCGCAAAAGCCAGCACATCATGCGCCAAAGGAGCTCCTACTTGATGCCATTGATTAACGAATCATTTCTCATTGCAGCTTGAATCATCTCCACattcaacagcaacagcagcaacagcaacagcagcagcagcagccgacgCCGACGAATCCCGCTGCTGGGGCTGCCTATCATCACGGCAACACTtccggcaacagcaacaccaccaGCAACACCACCAACACCAATCAGATGCAAAAGATTCGTCAGCAACACCAGCATCTGAGCAATAGCAACGGACACCTTGGTAGCCAGCCGCCTCAGGGCTACAGTCACAATCACCTGGCTGCCAACCCGGCTGCCCTGGCCTACAACCAACTTCCGCCCCATCACCacccgccgccaccgccgcctcaCCACATGGCTGCCCATCTGGGCAGCTATGCCGCTCCTCCGCCCCACTACTATATGAGCCAGGCCAAGCCCTCGAAGTACGGACACTACGCCAGCAATGGCGCCACCAACTCCATCAGTAACAGCAGCGGGGGCAGCTATGCTCCCAAAGCCATTCTCCAGAATACGTTCAGGAACACCGCCAAGATGGCACCACCACCAGTGGCTGCCCCTCCAGTTCATCCAGAAGCAGCCGAACCCCCGGTTCCAGTTAACAGCAGTATCAGCCACCCGAGCAACTCTAGCAGCACCACCAAGGTCAATGATCCCCCATTGGAGGAAGACACTCTACTCGAAACGGAGACCGCAGAGGACTCTCCTCCCTCGTTGGACGGCTGCAGCAGCACCGAGCATATAGATGCCACAGGCACAATACACAACGAAGACACTAGCAGTTCCGCACGGGGCGCCAAGGACAAGACGCCCATGTGCCTGGTCAACGAGCTGGCCAGGTACAACAAGATCACACACCAGTACAGACTGACAGGGGAACGAGGACCGGCGCACTGCAAGACCTTCACGGTCACATTGAAGCTGGGCGAGGAGGAGTACTCGGCGGATGGGTTTAAGATCAAGAAGGCGCAGCACTTGGCCGCCAGCAAGGCCATCGAGGAGACCAAGTACAAGCATCCGCCGCCCAAGATCCGACGCAGCGATGAGGGCAGCAGCACGCGAACCCACATCACGCCCACAGTGGAGCTCAATGCCCTGGCCATGAAACTGTGCCAGCGCACCTACTATCTGCTGGATCCAACGCAGATCCCGCCCGCGGATCCTGTACTCTTGCCGGAGTACGGTGCGACACCGCTACTGCCGACGCCGGGTCCTGGAATGCCGCCACAGGCCCCGCCGCCGGCATATGCTTTGCGGCAAAGGCATGGCAACGGATTCGTGCCCATACCCTCGCCGCCAATGCATCCTCATGGCTTCTACCATGGGCCTGGACAGCGACCGTTTCCCCCGAAATTCCCCTCGCGCTTCGCCCTGCCGCCACCGCTGGGCGCTCACATGTTGCACGGCCCGAATGGACCGTTCCCTCCTCTGCCGACAGTTCCCAGCAAGATCACACTGTTTGTGGGCAAGCAGAAGTTCGTGGGCATCGGGCGAACTCTGCAGCAGGCCAAGCACGATGCGGCTGCCAGGGCACTGCAGGTGCTCAAGACCCAGGCGAACTCGGTTTCCGAGGAGGCCCTCGACGATTCGATGGACGAAGGCGACAAGAAGTCGCCCATTTCGCAGGTCCATGAAATCGGAATCAAGCGGAGTATGACCGTGCACTTCAAGGTCCTGCGAGAGGAGGGCCCGGCGCACATGAAAAACTTCATAACGGCCTGCATCGTGGGCTCCATCGTCACCGAGGGCGAGGGCAATGGCAAGAAGCTTTCCAAGAAGCGTGCCGCCGAGAAGATGCTCATCGAGCTACAAAAACTGCCGCCACTAACGCCTACCAAACAGACTCCGCTCAAGCGGATCAAGGTGAAAACTTCAGGTAAAACCGCCGGAGCAGCTCCAGGAGTTGCATCAACAGGTACACCCGGAGCAACAGCCACTGGACCCGAAGTGGCTGCCCTGGCGGTCAAGACGGAGAGACGTAAGCGCCTGAATGTGGCCATCAAGGAGAAGACAGTGGAGTTGGACGATGCAGAGAATCCCATCACGAAGGTGATTCAATTGCAGCAGATGCGCAAGGAGAAGGAGCCCATCTTCGAGCTAATAGCCAAGAATGGAAACGAAACATCCAGACGACGCGAATTCGTCATGGAGGTGACGGCCAGTGGCAGTACAGCCCGGGGAACAGGCAACAGcaagaaattggccaagaggAACGCGGCCCAGGGTAGGTCGAAGATCTTTTACAATTCtacttatttttataaattaaattattaattttttgtgtcACTTAGCTCTTTTGGAACTTCTGGAGGCTGCCGACCACACTCCCAGCAACGAAACCCAGCCAACCGGCGAGGGCAGCTCCCCGGCCACGGTGTCGGTGGTCACAGCGCCATCAATGGAATCGAATGCAGGCGGCGAGGTGCCCATGATCTCCACGCCTGCAGGACCCATGCCTGGCATTCTAATATTGCGACAAAACAAGAAACGTGAGTTCTCCCCCAAAATCCCAAAATGGCATTATTTTAGTCCCAATTTTGAACATAGCAGCGAAAAAGAAGGACCAAGTTCTGACTGCCAAGGCCAATACGGATTCAAAGGAGGAGGAGACCAAGAAGGAAACGCCTCCGGCCGCAGAGGAtaccagcagcaacaataacaacagcagcagcagtagcagtagcagcagcagcagcactagTAGTGTTAGTGGCCGCAACGATTCCCAAGCCACTGAGGCAGCCAGTGAGAGTGTGTTGAATACTTCAAGTGGCAGCAACACAAGCGGTgtgagcagcaacagcagcaatgCCAGTGCCCCCACCGCCAGCAGCAGTGCCGGAAATGCTCAGAGTGCCGGAGTTCACATGAAGGAGGAGCTATTGTACCTCAGCAAGCTGCTGGAATTCGAGGTGAGCCTAACaagaattttattattaaatatttactaaAAATGTACTATCTTCAGGTCAACTTCTCCGACTATCCGAAGGGCAATCACAACGAGTTCCTGACCATTGTGACCCTCTCCACGAATCCGCCACAGATCTGTCATGGGGTGGGCAAGAGCTCCGATGAATCGCAGAATGATGCGGCCCGGAATGCTCTGAAGATCCTCAGTGAACTGGGCCTCAACAATGCCAAGAAATAATCATAGATAGGTGTTGAAAGACCCCGAAAAAAATGAACTCCTATTAACTGCAATTTTTGTTATTGCACATATGCAAgagaaaagcaaagcaaaaacccGTCCACAAAAGCAAACCTTaaacaaaatccaaaaaccaAGCTGTGTGCaaattcaaaaagaaaaaaagaagaaaaactaaaaaaatacgTGAAAAATAAGTGAAACAATCGAAGAAGATACAGTACTTTTTGAAATAGCAAATTATTAGTTAAtacctatttatttatttatgtgcaAGTTGTGCAAAACTggtgttattattttatttatttgttgttgAGAATTGATTATCGAATCGAACTGAAAATGTAATCGAAATCGAACACTGAACACTGAACAGAGCCCCGAAAACGTTAATCCAAATCGAGAATCGAACAATAACTAGCCTTAAAACATTGCCCCTCAAAACAAAATACTGATTACAGATTGCAGATGATAAGTTTTGCAGTAGACACATGCATAAGATTTAAGATTAAAGCTGATATGTTGAAAAGCTCAATAACCACTTGAATTGAATTGATGAACAAAGGACTATTGATACCTCTTAGCTGCATGCGGCGAAcgctttcaaaaataaatacaaaatttcttAGCACCCGATATGGAGTGCTGGACAAAATTTGTAGAATCGAGTCAGAGTCGagtcagaatcagaatcagagccagagtcagagtcagagttAGAGGAGAACTTGAacaaatttttgatttatttttcaaagcaACACTACTATTAACCGCTTGTGGTCGATTGCTTGATGAAACTCGTCGAATAATGAAtctattatacatatattatattaagTGTTAAGCTTAAGCATCGGCGACTGTCGAGAATGTCAAACTGCACACACCATGCCactgtcagttggccaaaaatatCCAGCAAAGATTTCGGAAATAGAGATGACCCTAAAATTTTGCTAGAATTTGCAGCTGGACAGGACATGAGAGTTGAGGCAGGCTGATAGATAACGCTGAAACTTACataataaaatacaatttacaTAATcgttataattataattataaatgtttaaaaagcCATTTTTGTAAATGTTCAGCTTTTGGCAAGAGTATATGGTAGCTAAAAGCTGAACATCCTTATGAATAATGAATCGTGTTGTTTAATCTACTATGTTTTGTCCCCAATTTACatatatttgtttgtttatttttgtaccGTTTTATCTTAGCTATGTTTCTTCCAAACATCCTcctatacacatatatatatatctatatatttatttatattatatatatacgaTGAAATCGAAATTTCAGTACAATAGTTTTTAAATGCTTTTCGCCCGTTGCAAGTCGCCAGTCGTCCCTTAAACAGCACCAGTTGATTAAGCGTTAAGTTGCATTATGTAAAATGTATTTTGTCTAAGCAATCGCGTCGGCAACAATGTGCATGATTCGCGTTTTGCGATTAAATATATCCTAAGTGTAAGCCCCAAGCGAATTGTTACCGTTGAACAAATTGAAAGTCATACCCAGTATTAAATGTATAGATAAGGGCAATAACAATCAGAAAAAAACATTAGAAGACCCCCAAGAAATATTAGACACTCACATCGTGCACATTGTTTGCTTCAAACAAAAGCTGTTCATTTTGTTAGAAGATTTTGCAGACTCTATGAATGAGAATGAGTAGCTAGGGCGGCGTTTGCTTTGCAAAATCTTCAcaaaattgattgaaattattaattttaaagtgAGATATTTATTCACACAACAACAAGAGAACAGAGCGTGTagatcttttaaaaaaaaaacaccaaataaAGGCATAGGAAGTAAAGAATGCGCATTAGGAGAGAACACATTTATTAGTCTTAAGCCCCACCAAACCCCCACAACACAGTCACTCATTTAGTTTTGTCTTTATCTGTAACGTGACATAAATACATCCATGTTATATATCGTAAACATTATAATACTATACCACAAACAAAATCAACCTATAATGAAACTATGTAAAATGTaattatacaaataaaaagtgaaataaagtTGAATCGGATTGTTTCGCGGGTATGGGAATCTGGGTTGGGGAAATTATACCATCCTCGGTTTGAATATAAAACTCCAAAGACGTTTATTGACAGCCAAGCTGGCGCCCATTAAAACTATGATTTATACTATTATGGGGCATCATAAACTAATTTATGTCTCCGCCTCGGGTGCCGACCGCCGTCCCTGCCCTGCCCTACgctgaaaatatttgtgaCAGGTGGTATAATATGTAATATCGGCAGAAAACCCGAATAGCTCCGTTACATAAACTCTCATAAAAATtagtaaaattatattttctaaatTCACAATCAAAAAGCTGGCGACAAAGGGTGAGAGGCAGCCATAAACTTATAAATACATAAACGATTGTTAATTtggcgaaaaacaaaaaatacaatttcgCAATGCCGAATCGAAAACTGTAAACGGTTTTAATGCCCAAATCAGATTATGATGTGCCGACAGATGTGGCTGACTAATCGATGACaaatatttatgcaaaatTAGGGCTTAGGTGGGATCCACAAAGAAATCTAGCAGACGTTACGGCATACGTTCCAAAGAGATACTTTTTATTGATTTGTAGCATAGGGAGTGcctccaaaaataataaaggattcccttcaaaaatcgaaaaattatgGATCGAAAATGAAAGAGAATCGAGctacaaatcgattgaggtattccgctcaagaatcggatggaaattggccaagatatagacaCAGTTTGGGGCCATATGGGGGTATCCCGGAGTTTGCAAGGGGATCCTCtgcaaaaatcgaaaaaatatgtatcgaaaattttgtttccaggttttgatgcagaatgaaagAGAATCGAGctacaaatcgattgaggtatttcgctcaagaatcgggtggaaattggccaagatatagacaGAGTTTGGGGCCATATGGGGGTATCCCGGAGTttccaaggggatcccctgtaaaaatcggaaaaatatggatcgaaaattttgtttccaggttttgatgcagaatgaaagAGAATCGAGctacaaatcgattgaggtattccgctcaagaatcggatggaaattagCCAAGATATAGACACAGTTTGGGGCCATATGGGGGTATCCCGGAGTttccaaggggatcccctgtaaaaatcggaaaaatatggatcgaaaatgttgtttccaggttttgatgcagaatgaaagAGAATCGAGctacaaatcgattgaggtattccgctcaagaatcggatggaaattggccaagatatagacaGAGTTTGGGGCCATATGGGGGTATCCCGGAGTTTGCAAGGGGATACCctccaaaaatcgaaaaaatatggatcgaaaattttgtttccaggttttaatgcagaatgaAAGAGAATCGAGctacaaatcgattgaggtattccgctcaagaatcggatggaaattggccaagatatagacatTGTTTGGGGCCATATGGGATAATACCGGAGTTTGCAAGGGAATCCCCTGcaaaaatcggaaaaatatggatcgaaaatttttttgccaggttttgatgcagaatgaaagGGAATGGAGCTACAGGAAAGTACTCCGCTTGAGGATTGGATAgattttggcaaagatatagacatagCTTCCCATGGGAAACCCACTGTCCTATTAAATCCAACATTTTATTTAGTACGTAATGGGATAGGCCCGTCGGCAGCTCCTCCACTTTCTCCACTGGTATTTGGCTAGTTTTTGAGGCAATCGTGcgtttaaaacaaaaaaaaaccaaaatgaatATGTGGCCGGCAAATgcataataaaaacataaaataaaattaatgctTCGCTTGCACCAGCTTCTTtccctttaaaaataaaaaagcaagcACGAATATCTCCCGATCCCGCCCCAGACCGGTAGGGTCCGGCAAAATCAAAGCGTTTCCTCTGCCCTCTGTCCCCATTTGCATATGCATTTCTCTCGGAGATTGGGTTGGGGGAGACTCTATACATAAGCTGGGCATTGGCCATTGGGCGATGGGAGTTGGGGCATGCGCGACCAGCGCAATTTTCAGTCCCTCTTGCCTCTGATTAATTTATGGCGCTGATAATAATCCGGATCGAGTGGTGCCGAGTGGTAGCGTgtgattatgaaatttggcttGCCAAAAGAAATGAATAATATGAGCGGCGGCGTGGAAAGAAATGGGGACGCTGAAATAGAAACAAGATACGAAcctttcggttttttttatttttggtttttggagAGATGAGTGGAAATTAACATGTGTTTGTCAGACGCCGTTTGCCGGCTACATCTGCATACATATGCTGATGTGATGTAATAGGCGTTtgattattttgattttagttttttggggtttgggttttagTTATTGGGTCCCAGgtatttttttggaatttttttcctGGGGCTACGGAAATGGAGCTTCACAAACATTTGGCTCGGGCAATTAACCGAATCAATGCAAGTAATTTGATTTAGAAATGCCTGCCTCCAATCAGGCATTAGCTTACATCattttaaaatctttaattttatataaattgaaAGTGATATTcgatgtatttttttttctttttgaaggGGGAGAATAGGGGAATTTTTGGTCGAATGAAAGTGAAACTTAACCCAGCTTCTCTGGCCGTTCGGAGCGCTAATTTTGATTTATTCGATAAATTTGGAAAACATTTTGAGTAATGTGATGTTTGACATGGCATTTAGAAGCGAACGCCCATCAGTCTTCGCCTTCTGTGGGAATAGAggcagtggtggtggtggtggtgctctCAGCCAAGACGATGGCTAAGACTATGGCTTATTTGCATGCTAAGCTCACTGTTTAAGCGGAAAACAAATGATTGAAGCCAACTAATGATGATTACCGGTGCCCGGTCACTGGTTGCGTGCTCCCGTGATTCGAAAATTTGTGTATGAATGTTCAGCCCTCTTCCCGGGCTCGTAATCAAATTAAAGTTCATCGCGATGAATGAATGGATGGATTGGGTATGATTGAAGCCTTCCTCTTTTTGGTTTAATGCGATCggatttgcatttaattagtGTCGGAACCGAGGGGGAAAACTAATGCCAGCAGGTGTTGAAAAAAATGCATAGAAAATGTTGGTCAGCttataagattttttttataaataccaCTTTTTcacaagaatattttcagaGCTGAATTATATCAATGAAACCACTGAACTAATTATTAAAAACGAATCAAAATTATTTTGCGTCTTTGGCACGTGAGTAAGCCGCTAAATTTTAGACTTTGTTGGTCTATGTTTCAGATTCTTGGCCATTCAGCTGGCAAATTCAGTTTTAATAATAGTTTAgccggcaaaaaaaaaaataatgtctGGAAAAATAGAGATAAAAATTTTTGACAGCCAAGATAACCTGCAATTAAAGCCAGGCCAAATGATGATTTGCGGACTCGATAATTTATTTGACACGTGCAGGAAGTAAAGACTCTAACGCTTCTCCGCTGAGCCCGCTGAACCCGCATTACCCTCAGGTCAAATATaacaataatatatatagaagaAACCGCTGTCTATATATATTGTGGAGCACGATGAATGGGCTGGCAATCGGCCAACAATTGGATTACTTAATTTATGGAAAGAAAAACACTTGCCAGCAGCATGACAAAGAAGGCACTTGGAAGCGAGCCGCAGACAAATTGCCAACTTCATTTATTATGCCAAATAATTGAAATCGAAATGAAAGAATTTGCCAGGTGATTATTTTGATTGTCTTCTATCCCCCCCCACCTGCCCATTCGCACAAGATCCATTCAAATCAGTGGGCCGTTTATCATCCGCCAGATCCCAAAGATTCAATCAATGGCAAGTGCTTGAATTCTATAAGCCATTGCATAATGATGATCAATTTCGTAGGAGGTAgggttttgtttatttgcatAAAAACGAATGGGATTTGGTAGGAGGTTGGAGgagtataaataaatatgattaGACAAATTGATCGATGTCAGACATTGTCGGATGGCAGGCagcttttgcttttattttgttttatttatctatttatttactttttgtcTTTGTTTCAGCGGATttgtcaaaaaataaataatttgccAATGAAAGAAAACATATAAAGTGTCATGTTCAGAGATAACACACTGCCAATGGGTtaagaaaagataaaaaattgaaaaagtgTTAAGAGGGTTATGAGAAGCACTCAGAAGAATACTCTAAGATTTGGTTAAAACAGTTGGCACAGGTAATCATTTGATGATCTGAGATAGTAGCTTATTTAGCTTAGAAATTAGTTACACCAAAgtataattaaaaaagaaatagaatCGGTTGTCaaggatatattttttatacaaacTAGCTGCAAACATAAGAAGAGTGTCTATGGTGCTTTCGATAGTGTATTAGTCTTAACTAACAAGCGAATGTCTAATGGCCACTAACAGACACATTGGTAATGATGGCTGATATGGCCAAAAACTGAAGCGTGCATAATTAAAATGTTATCTCTGACCCCTTAACTCCTCCACCATCCATCTATGATGGTGGGTCTCTCCTCTTATTTAAGCTTGCGGGAGTTATGCAATAATCGTTTGGAAAGGCCAGGATCGTATTTAAGCATCGTAGAAAGCTTCCCGTTTCCTGATAAATTCCTCTATCGCGCCCTCGGGTGCCCAGGTTCCAAATAGGGCAGTGCCCATGTCCAGATATGCCATGAACAGAGCCTTGTAGTCGGTATTTGGTTTGTCCACAGTGTCATCCATGACGGGTGTTGCTTTCGAGGGCAGGACCAGGAGGGATGCAGCGATCAGAGCTGctaaaagaagattaaatgcagTTACGAACATTATTTTTACTGGCATTTAAATGATGATGCAACCAGTGAATGCTGCTTTTATATGGATTATGTACCCCGTAGGGTGGTGCAAGTGCACATGCGGCAGTGGTACTGAAAGTTGCTGACCCACTTCCCAATGTTGCCACAGTTGTTGGCCAGTAACTAAAGGCACTGGAAAAAATATGCATATAATTTTTGAGATATACTTTAAAATATACTCCTCCCTTTTCTATTGATACAAAAACAATGATTTTTTTGAAGcatttttttagcttttgttttttttgtgtgatTTTAGTTAGGGCCTCGAAATCGGTCTTGTAAACACGCTTGCAGTCATGGCAAATATTTGGCCACTTGTCCGACACGTTTATCAGCgaataacaaataatataaaactaaagattaaacaatatttaagcGGATCAGGGGCAGATACTGTGGCAAACAATTTTTCAGCTTGTCCGCTTGTTGGATGGCGCTCAAAATCCAATTTGTAGAACGCGCATCAAGGCGTTTCATGTGATATGCGTGGATCTGCTCACATGAACCAACACACAGATGACCGGATGGCCACATGACACCGCCAACGCCACCGCCATCCATCAATCATTTGGCCAAAAGAGCCCGTAAGAGCCGCCAAAAAAACGCGCCTCAAGTGCAGCTGCTTAGCAGCGCTTAATGTTAATTGATCGagcttttgtttaattaaaatttcagaTTTGGGTCACACGATACTCAAACGCCGTCTTAGGATCATATGCGGAAATGGTTATTCTTCCTTCCATTAACCTCTGCCGCGACATAAAGCGTGGTCAGTAAATTATTCGGCCCAAATGGAAGGAATTCGCCGGGCTATAACCCGATTTGCCACATTTTTCGACCAAAAATATACTGGGCGTGTGAAAACCTAAAAAAGTTAAGACAAAAAgacaaatgaaaacaaaagcgatttactaaaaaaaaaaacagtgaaAGACATCAAGGAAgaactttttaaataatataattggTGGTAAATAATATCCAATCTCGAAGCAATAAAAAAAGgttcattttaattaaaagttacaaaaaaaattaattacaaatgtgtgccaaaaaaaaagctatTGTTTTGGGTCATCGTGATTAATTATGCGGTTTTTAGATACGTTTATTATTACAGTTATTGAAGGTCACCTATTTAAGTATTAACTTCCATTCACTGCCAGTTTCTACTGTCTTATAATTTCCCAGGCATACACgcccttaaaaataaaacatacatAGGTGACAGCATTTTGTTGGCtcctttcttttattttcatttttatggaTTCCAACTGATACTGTTATGTAGGCTAGCAGAGGCAACATCTTCaccagaaacagcaacaggTTGTCACCGGTTTCCCAGCAGCCACATCCTCATTATTAGCTTCAACAttgccatcatcatcatcgtcacaCGCAATCGATTGggcctttgttgttgttttggttttgaCTTGTATCTtcttctgttttttatttggggTCTGAATGTCTGGGTTgtggatgctgctgctgcggctgctgctggccaaactctttttggccaaaatattttgattacCTTTTGGATGCCCGAGTTCAGTTCAAGTTCGCGCCTCGAACGGTTCAGTTTGTCACGGCTCCGCTCCGTTGCCGGCTCCTTTCCGCCACGAATTGTTAAAAGGATATCAACCATACAACTGGCAGGATAGCAGCTAGTGTGTTTGTGAAGTTATTTTGTGCTCGAAAAACAAATTCCACATACCTATTTCAAAAGTTCACAAAAGTGGTGACCTAACcgaaaaactaattaaatttCGGTCCAGTTAAATCGTTTCTTCGGAGATTAATAAGGTAAAAATGTGACTGCATCGAATACAAAAAGAGATAATCATCTGAGAGAATTCAAACAATAAATAATCACATATATAACCATTAAAAGTTGAGCTTGACAAATACCCAACGCCCACAAATTCGCTAAAGTTCTGAAAAATACAGTAAGCAAAAATGTGAGCCAAAACATATTAAGATCTTAGATAAATCTTCTTAAATCTTGGATCTCagtaaattaaagaaaaaagatTATAAAAAGCGTCAG
Coding sequences:
- the LOC6496046 gene encoding maternal effect protein staufen isoform X1; the encoded protein is MQHNVHAARPAPHIRAAHHHSHSHTHNHSHGHGHMQLHPGMEQHLAPQGPHRDHHHARLNHLHIQQQQQQQQQQQQQPTPTNPAAGAAYHHGNTSGNSNTTSNTTNTNQMQKIRQQHQHLSNSNGHLGSQPPQGYSHNHLAANPAALAYNQLPPHHHPPPPPPHHMAAHLGSYAAPPPHYYMSQAKPSKYGHYASNGATNSISNSSGGSYAPKAILQNTFRNTAKMAPPPVAAPPVHPEAAEPPVPVNSSISHPSNSSSTTKVNDPPLEEDTLLETETAEDSPPSLDGCSSTEHIDATGTIHNEDTSSSARGAKDKTPMCLVNELARYNKITHQYRLTGERGPAHCKTFTVTLKLGEEEYSADGFKIKKAQHLAASKAIEETKYKHPPPKIRRSDEGSSTRTHITPTVELNALAMKLCQRTYYLLDPTQIPPADPVLLPEYGATPLLPTPGPGMPPQAPPPAYALRQRHGNGFVPIPSPPMHPHGFYHGPGQRPFPPKFPSRFALPPPLGAHMLHGPNGPFPPLPTVPSKITLFVGKQKFVGIGRTLQQAKHDAAARALQVLKTQANSVSEEALDDSMDEGDKKSPISQVHEIGIKRSMTVHFKVLREEGPAHMKNFITACIVGSIVTEGEGNGKKLSKKRAAEKMLIELQKLPPLTPTKQTPLKRIKVKTSGKTAGAAPGVASTGTPGATATGPEVAALAVKTERRKRLNVAIKEKTVELDDAENPITKVIQLQQMRKEKEPIFELIAKNGNETSRRREFVMEVTASGSTARGTGNSKKLAKRNAAQALLELLEAADHTPSNETQPTGEGSSPATVSVVTAPSMESNAGGEVPMISTPAGPMPGILILRQNKKPAKKKDQVLTAKANTDSKEEETKKETPPAAEDTSSNNNNSSSSSSSSSSSTSSVSGRNDSQATEAASESVLNTSSGSNTSGVSSNSSNASAPTASSSAGNAQSAGVHMKEELLYLSKLLEFEVNFSDYPKGNHNEFLTIVTLSTNPPQICHGVGKSSDESQNDAARNALKILSELGLNNAKK
- the LOC6494554 gene encoding uncharacterized protein LOC6494554 produces the protein MFVTAFNLLLAALIAASLLVLPSKATPVMDDTVDKPNTDYKALFMAYLDMGTALFGTWAPEGAIEEFIRKREAFYDA
- the LOC6496046 gene encoding maternal effect protein staufen isoform X2, producing the protein MQHNVHAARPAPHIRAAHHHSHSHTHNHSHGHGHMQLHPGMEQHLAPQGPHRDHHHARLNHLHIQQQQQQQQQQQQQPTPTNPAAGAAYHHGNTSGNSNTTSNTTNTNQMQKIRQQHQHLSNSNGHLGSQPPQGYSHNHLAANPAALAYNQLPPHHHPPPPPPHHMAAHLGSYAAPPPHYYMSQAKPSKYGHYASNGATNSISNSSGGSYAPKAILQNTFRNTAKMAPPPVAAPPVHPEAAEPPVPVNSSISHPSNSSSTTKVNDPPLEEDTLLETETAEDSPPSLDGCSSTEHIDATGTIHNEDTSSSARGAKDKTPMCLVNELARYNKITHQYRLTGERGPAHCKTFTVTLKLGEEEYSADGFKIKKAQHLAASKAIEETKYKHPPPKIRRSDEGSSTRTHITPTVELNALAMKLCQRTYYLLDPTQIPPADPVLLPEYGATPLLPTPGPGMPPQAPPPAYALRQRHGNGFVPIPSPPMHPHGFYHGPGQRPFPPKFPSRFALPPPLGAHMLHGPNGPFPPLPTVPSKITLFVGKQKFVGIGRTLQQAKHDAAARALQVLKTQANSVSEEALDDSMDEGDKKSPISQVHEIGIKRSMTVHFKVLREEGPAHMKNFITACIVGSIVTEGEGNGKKLSKKRAAEKMLIELQKLPPLTPTKQTPLKRIKVKTSGKTAGAAPGVASTGTPGATATGPEVAALAVKTERRKRLNVAIKEKTVELDDAENPITKVIQLQQMRKEKEPIFELIAKNGNETSRRREFVMEVTASGSTARGTGNSKKLAKRNAAQALLELLEAADHTPSNETQPTGEGSSPATVSVVTAPSMESNAGGEVPMISTPAGPMPGILILRQNKKPKKKDQVLTAKANTDSKEEETKKETPPAAEDTSSNNNNSSSSSSSSSSSTSSVSGRNDSQATEAASESVLNTSSGSNTSGVSSNSSNASAPTASSSAGNAQSAGVHMKEELLYLSKLLEFEVNFSDYPKGNHNEFLTIVTLSTNPPQICHGVGKSSDESQNDAARNALKILSELGLNNAKK